The Symphalangus syndactylus isolate Jambi chromosome 1, NHGRI_mSymSyn1-v2.1_pri, whole genome shotgun sequence DNA segment GAGGAAGGCTTTGACTTCCCAGAAGACCTCCAAAAACACATTGCAGAGTGCCACCCTGAATGCTCCCCAAACGAGGACCGAGCGGCCCTCCAGTGTGTCTACTGCCATGAGCTCTTTGTAGAGGAGACCTCCCTCATGAACCACATGGAGCAGGTGCATAGTGGGGAGAAGAAGAACTCATGCAGCATTTGTTCTGAGAGTTTCCACACAGTTGAGGAACTGTACAGCCACATGGACAGTCACCAGCAACCGGAGTCGTGCAATCACAGCAACAGCCCTTCCCTGGTCACAGTGGGCTACACCTCCGTGTCCAGTACGACTCCAGATTCCAACCTCTCAGTGGACAGCTCAACCATGGTGGAAGCTGCCCCGCCAATCCCAAAGAGTCGAGGGAGGAAGAGGGCCGCTCAACAAACCCCTGACATGACTGGTCCCTCGAGTAAACAAGCAAAAGTTACCTACAGCTGTATTTACTGCAACAAACAATTATTTTCAAGTCTTGCAGTTCTGCAGATTCACCTGAAAACTATGCACTTAGATAAGCCAGAACAGGCCCATATTTGTCAGTATTGCTTGGAGGTCCTGCCCTCACTCTATAACCTAAATGAACATCTTAAGCAAGTGCATGAAGCTCAGGACCCAGGTCTGATTGTTTCTGCCATGCCTGCCATTGTCTACCAGTGTAACTTCTGTTCCGAAGTTGTCAACGACCTCAACACTCTTCAGGAACACATCCGATGTTCTCATGGATTTGCAAACCCTGCAGCTAAAGATAGTAATGCATTCTTTTGTCCCCATTGCTATATGGGGTTTCTCACTGACTCTTCCCTGGAAGAGCATATTAGACAGGTTCATTGTGACCTCAGTGGCTCCCGATTTGGGTCTCCAGTGCTTGGGACTCCCAAAGAACCAGTAGTAGAAGTCTATTCTTGTTCCTATTGTACAAATTCGCCAATATTCAACAGCGTTCTTAAACTGAACAAGCATATCAAAGAGAATCATAAAAACATTCCCTTGGCCCTGAATTATATCCACAATGGGAAGAAATCCAGGGCCTTAAGCCCCCTATCTCCTGTGGCCATAGAGCAGACATCTCTTAAGATGATGCAGGCAGTAGGAGGTGCACCTGCACGTCCAGCTGGAGAATATATCTGTAATCAGTGTGGTGCTAAGTACACATCCCTAGACAGCTTTCAGACTCACCTAAAAACTCATCTCGACACTGTGCTTCCAAAATTGACCTGTCCTCAGTGCAACAAGGAATTCCCCAACCAAGAATCCTTGCTGAAGCATGTTACCATTCACTTTATGATCACCTCAACGTATTACATCTGTGAGAGTTGCGACAAGCAATTCACATCAGTGGATGACCTTCAGAAACACCTGCTGGACATGCACACCTTTGTCTTCTTTCGCTGCACCCTCTGCCAGGAAGTTTTTGACTCAAAAGTCTCCATTCAGCTCCACTTGGCTGTGAAGCACAGTAATGAAAAGAAAGTCTATAGGTGCACATCTTGCAACTGGGACTTCCGCAATGAGACTGACTTGCAGCTCCATGTGAAACACAACCACCTGGAAAACCAAGGGAAAGTGCATAAGTGCATCTTCTGCGGTGAGTCCTTTGGCACCGAGGTGGAGCTGCAATGCCACATCACCACTCACAGTAAGAAGTACAACTGCAAGTTCTGTAGCAAAGCCTTCCATGCGATCATTTTGTTAGAAAAGCACTTGCGAGAAAAACATTGTGTATTCGAAACCAAGACACCCAACTGTGGAACAAATGGAGCTTCCGAGCAAGTGCAGAAAGAGGAAGTGGAGCTGCAGACTTTGCTGACCAACAGCCAGGAGTCCCACAACAGTCACGATGGGAGCGAAGAAGACGTTGACACCTCTGAGCCTATGTACGGCTGCGACATTTGTGGGGCAGCCTACACTATGGAAACTTTGCTGCAGAATCACCAGCTCCGAGACCACAACATCAGACCTGGAGAAAgtgccattgtgaaaaagaaagcTGAGCTCATTAAAGGGAATTACAAGTGCAACGTGTGCTCTCGAACCTTCTTCTCCGAAAATGGCCTCCGTGAACATATGCAGACCCACCTAGGC contains these protein-coding regions:
- the ZNF521 gene encoding zinc finger protein 521 isoform X1, which translates into the protein MSRRKQAKPRSLKDPNCKLEDKTEDGEALDCKKRPEDGEELEDEAVHSCDSCLQVFESLSDITEHKINQCQLTDGVDVEDDPTCSWPASSPSSKDQTSPSHGEGCDFGEEEGGPGLPYPCQFCDKSFSRLSYLKHHEQSHSDKLPFKCTYCSRLFKHKRSRDRHIKLHTGDKKYHCSECDAAFSRSDHLKIHLKTHTSNKPYKCAICRRGFLSSSSLHGHMQVHERNKDGSQSGSRMEDWKMKDTQKCSQCEEGFDFPEDLQKHIAECHPECSPNEDRAALQCVYCHELFVEETSLMNHMEQVHSGEKKNSCSICSESFHTVEELYSHMDSHQQPESCNHSNSPSLVTVGYTSVSSTTPDSNLSVDSSTMVEAAPPIPKSRGRKRAAQQTPDMTGPSSKQAKVTYSCIYCNKQLFSSLAVLQIHLKTMHLDKPEQAHICQYCLEVLPSLYNLNEHLKQVHEAQDPGLIVSAMPAIVYQCNFCSEVVNDLNTLQEHIRCSHGFANPAAKDSNAFFCPHCYMGFLTDSSLEEHIRQVHCDLSGSRFGSPVLGTPKEPVVEVYSCSYCTNSPIFNSVLKLNKHIKENHKNIPLALNYIHNGKKSRALSPLSPVAIEQTSLKMMQAVGGAPARPAGEYICNQCGAKYTSLDSFQTHLKTHLDTVLPKLTCPQCNKEFPNQESLLKHVTIHFMITSTYYICESCDKQFTSVDDLQKHLLDMHTFVFFRCTLCQEVFDSKVSIQLHLAVKHSNEKKVYRCTSCNWDFRNETDLQLHVKHNHLENQGKVHKCIFCGESFGTEVELQCHITTHSKKYNCKFCSKAFHAIILLEKHLREKHCVFETKTPNCGTNGASEQVQKEEVELQTLLTNSQESHNSHDGSEEDVDTSEPMYGCDICGAAYTMETLLQNHQLRDHNIRPGESAIVKKKAELIKGNYKCNVCSRTFFSENGLREHMQTHLGPVKHYMCPICGERFPSLLTLTEHKVTHSKSLDTGNCRICKMPLQSEEEFLEHCQMHPDLRNSLTGFRCVVCMQTVTSTLELKIHGTFHMQKTGNGSAVQTTGRGQHVQKLYKCASCLKEFRSKQDLVKLDINGLPYGLCAGCVNLSKSASPGINVPPGTNRPGLGQNENLSAIEGKGKVGGLKTRCSSCNVKFESESELQNHIQTVHRELVPDSNSTQLKTPQVSPMPRISPSQADEKKTYQCIKCQMVFYNEWDIQVHVANHMIDEGLNHECKLCSQTFDSPAKLQCHLIEHSFEGMGGTFKCPVCFTVFVQANKLQQHIFSAHGQEDKIYDCTQCPQKFFFQTELQNHTMTQHSS
- the ZNF521 gene encoding zinc finger protein 521 isoform X2, which produces MSRRKQAKPRSLKDPNCKLEDKTEDGEALDCKKRPEDGEELEDEAVHSCDSCLQVFESLSDITEHKINQCQLTDGVDVEDDPTCSWPASSPSSKDQTSPSHGEGCDFGEEEGGPGLPYPCQFCDKSFSRLSYLKHHEQSHSDKLPFKCTYCSRLFKHKRSRDRHIKLHTGDKKYHCSECDAAFSRSDHLKIHLKTHTSNKPYKCAICRRGFLSSSSLHGHMQVHERNKDGSQSGSRMEDWKMKDTQKCSQCEEGFDFPEDLQKHIAECHPECSPNEDRAALQCVYCHELFVEETSLMNHMEQVHSGEKKNSCSICSESFHTVEELYSHMDSHQQPESCNHSNSPSLVTVGYTSVSSTTPDSNLSVDSSTMVEAAPPIPKSRGRKRAAQQTPDMTGPSSKQAKVTYSCIYCNKQLFSSLAVLQIHLKTMHLDKPEQAHICQYCLEVLPSLYNLNEHLKQVHEAQDPGLIVSAMPAIVYQCNFCSEVVNDLNTLQEHIRCSHGFANPAAKDSNAFFCPHCYMGFLTDSSLEEHIRQVHCDLSGSRFGSPVLGTPKEPVVEVYSCSYCTNSPIFNSVLKLNKHIKENHKNIPLALNYIHNGKKSRALSPLSPVAIEQTSLKMMQAVGGAPARPAGEYICNQCGAKYTSLDSFQTHLKTHLDTVLPKLTCPQCNKEFPNQESLLKHVTIHFMITSTYYICESCDKQFTSVDDLQKHLLDMHTFVFFRCTLCQEVFDSKVSIQLHLAVKHSNEKKVYRCTSCNWDFRNETDLQLHVKHNHLENQGKVHKCIFCGESFGTEVELQCHITTHSKKYNCKFCSKAFHAIILLEKHLREKHCVFETKTPNCGTNGASEQVQKEEVELQTLLTNSQESHNSHDGSEEDVDTSEPMYGCDICGAAYTMETLLQNHQLRDHNIRPGESAIVKKKAELIKGNYKCNVCSRTFFSENGLREHMQTHLGPVKHYMCPICGERFPSLLTLTEHKVTHSKSLDTGNCRICKMPLQSEEEFLEHCQMHPDLRNSLTGFRCVVCMQTVTSTLELKIHGTFHMQKTGNGSAVQTTGRGQHVQKLYKCASCLKEFRSKQDLVKLDINGLPYGLCAGCVNLSKSASPGINVPPGTNRPGLGQNENLSAIEGKGKVGGLKTRCSSCNVKFESESELQNHIQTVHRELVPDSNSTQLKTPQVSPMPRISPSQADEKTYQCIKCQMVFYNEWDIQVHVANHMIDEGLNHECKLCSQTFDSPAKLQCHLIEHSFEGMGGTFKCPVCFTVFVQANKLQQHIFSAHGQEDKIYDCTQCPQKFFFQTELQNHTMTQHSS
- the ZNF521 gene encoding zinc finger protein 521 isoform X3 is translated as MQVHERNKDGSQSGSRMEDWKMKDTQKCSQCEEGFDFPEDLQKHIAECHPECSPNEDRAALQCVYCHELFVEETSLMNHMEQVHSGEKKNSCSICSESFHTVEELYSHMDSHQQPESCNHSNSPSLVTVGYTSVSSTTPDSNLSVDSSTMVEAAPPIPKSRGRKRAAQQTPDMTGPSSKQAKVTYSCIYCNKQLFSSLAVLQIHLKTMHLDKPEQAHICQYCLEVLPSLYNLNEHLKQVHEAQDPGLIVSAMPAIVYQCNFCSEVVNDLNTLQEHIRCSHGFANPAAKDSNAFFCPHCYMGFLTDSSLEEHIRQVHCDLSGSRFGSPVLGTPKEPVVEVYSCSYCTNSPIFNSVLKLNKHIKENHKNIPLALNYIHNGKKSRALSPLSPVAIEQTSLKMMQAVGGAPARPAGEYICNQCGAKYTSLDSFQTHLKTHLDTVLPKLTCPQCNKEFPNQESLLKHVTIHFMITSTYYICESCDKQFTSVDDLQKHLLDMHTFVFFRCTLCQEVFDSKVSIQLHLAVKHSNEKKVYRCTSCNWDFRNETDLQLHVKHNHLENQGKVHKCIFCGESFGTEVELQCHITTHSKKYNCKFCSKAFHAIILLEKHLREKHCVFETKTPNCGTNGASEQVQKEEVELQTLLTNSQESHNSHDGSEEDVDTSEPMYGCDICGAAYTMETLLQNHQLRDHNIRPGESAIVKKKAELIKGNYKCNVCSRTFFSENGLREHMQTHLGPVKHYMCPICGERFPSLLTLTEHKVTHSKSLDTGNCRICKMPLQSEEEFLEHCQMHPDLRNSLTGFRCVVCMQTVTSTLELKIHGTFHMQKTGNGSAVQTTGRGQHVQKLYKCASCLKEFRSKQDLVKLDINGLPYGLCAGCVNLSKSASPGINVPPGTNRPGLGQNENLSAIEGKGKVGGLKTRCSSCNVKFESESELQNHIQTVHRELVPDSNSTQLKTPQVSPMPRISPSQADEKKTYQCIKCQMVFYNEWDIQVHVANHMIDEGLNHECKLCSQTFDSPAKLQCHLIEHSFEGMGGTFKCPVCFTVFVQANKLQQHIFSAHGQEDKIYDCTQCPQKFFFQTELQNHTMTQHSS